One region of Spiroplasma culicicola AES-1 genomic DNA includes:
- a CDS encoding Z1 domain-containing protein encodes MTNNAETIYKQYLALENFNMFSKAEIIDKLAIKFELPKEQILKIVSEDPNRNIFNFKNSKILKYKPIEELELTNFTNYLQGLNRNYIDLKNLKEETVDILKQISVADEVEEFKIKGLVIGDIQSGKTSSMVGLINGAFDIGYKSVILLSGLINDLREQTSKRLNQGFGVEKDEINSWFDLEKQDIVNQTIDGEISKSNSTRYMLNETKKTYWVTKKTVPILKTLNSLFDQYHEFSLKPTSDGKESDLTKTLNSKILIIDDEGDLASQDASSASSENVTKTNALIIELMKKFKKVSYVSYTATPFANLLTDRDKTHEGETLFPDKFISLITPGINYTGFSKFNRLYSEFNSVKFLNEEKLKEFKNDNFIDFDKYNDFIETIKVFLFTTSLFKLNENSMVVENEYFKTMLINIDIKNDNQILFRNHVQNILMQIKKEFMFNTESFKNELEQIIKDKYFNLYYLFIEKFNFDFWNTFEHVLDNAEIKIVNKDNIDSKVFEIETSKIEKIQIVIGGFKLSRGLTIPGLFTTVFWRNTNTFDSAMQMCRWFGYRDNYLEYITVFTTKKAWSDFYSMFETYDDFKKEVTFQEEQGLSADEFIIKISSAHRLLPTSKNKMKGADKIYDKWSKTGRNQIYNYDLDEKILENNLNVLSEWTKEIEFTEYKHNFIAQNVKFNNIKNLLENLTFENMAKQKIDNHCMIFDKNQSDKWDVVIKNIHSKANGIHYLNENISINLSKKSFVWKHIDNKNIAHVRTILTTDFENYFFDLEDNNVNNQYEFKSKLLDLNHPVLFISLLKFVNEVEDENNQSQLPVVAIAFYNPHEKEIYKSNKIVYINTSGQEITEEEILS; translated from the coding sequence ATGACAAATAATGCTGAAACAATATATAAACAGTATTTAGCTTTGGAAAATTTTAATATGTTTTCAAAAGCTGAAATTATTGATAAATTAGCTATTAAATTTGAATTACCAAAAGAGCAAATTTTAAAAATAGTATCTGAGGATCCAAATAGAAATATTTTTAATTTTAAAAATTCAAAAATATTAAAATATAAACCAATTGAGGAATTGGAATTAACAAATTTTACAAATTATTTACAAGGTTTAAATAGAAATTATATTGATTTAAAAAACCTTAAAGAAGAAACTGTTGATATTTTAAAACAAATTAGTGTTGCTGATGAGGTTGAAGAATTCAAAATTAAAGGATTAGTAATTGGAGATATTCAGTCAGGTAAAACTTCTTCAATGGTTGGTTTGATTAATGGAGCTTTTGATATAGGTTATAAATCAGTAATACTTTTATCTGGTTTAATTAATGATTTGCGTGAACAAACAAGTAAAAGGTTAAATCAAGGTTTTGGTGTTGAAAAAGATGAAATTAATTCTTGATTTGATTTAGAAAAACAAGACATTGTAAATCAAACAATAGATGGAGAAATTTCAAAATCAAATTCAACACGTTATATGTTAAACGAAACTAAAAAAACATATTGAGTAACTAAAAAAACAGTTCCTATTTTAAAAACACTAAATTCTTTATTTGATCAATATCATGAGTTTTCACTTAAACCTACAAGCGATGGCAAAGAATCTGATTTAACTAAAACATTAAACTCAAAAATATTAATAATTGATGATGAAGGGGATTTAGCATCTCAAGATGCTTCTTCTGCTTCTTCAGAAAATGTTACAAAAACAAATGCATTAATAATTGAATTGATGAAAAAATTCAAAAAAGTTTCTTATGTTTCTTATACAGCAACTCCGTTTGCTAATTTATTAACAGATAGAGATAAAACTCATGAGGGAGAAACATTATTTCCTGATAAATTTATTTCGTTAATTACACCAGGAATAAACTATACTGGTTTTTCTAAGTTTAATCGTTTATATTCAGAGTTTAATAGTGTTAAATTTCTTAATGAAGAAAAACTAAAAGAATTTAAAAATGATAATTTTATAGATTTTGATAAATACAATGATTTTATTGAGACCATTAAAGTATTTTTATTTACAACAAGTTTATTCAAATTAAACGAAAATTCAATGGTTGTAGAAAATGAATATTTTAAAACAATGTTAATAAACATTGACATAAAAAATGATAATCAAATTCTTTTTAGAAATCATGTTCAAAATATTTTAATGCAAATTAAAAAAGAATTTATGTTTAATACTGAAAGTTTTAAAAATGAATTAGAACAAATTATAAAAGATAAATATTTTAATTTATATTACTTATTTATTGAAAAATTTAATTTTGACTTTTGAAATACTTTTGAACATGTTTTAGATAATGCGGAAATTAAAATTGTTAATAAAGATAATATAGATTCAAAAGTATTTGAAATTGAAACTTCAAAGATTGAAAAGATACAAATAGTAATTGGGGGATTCAAATTATCAAGAGGACTTACAATTCCTGGACTATTCACAACTGTATTTTGAAGAAATACAAATACTTTTGACTCTGCAATGCAAATGTGTAGATGATTTGGTTATAGAGATAATTATTTGGAATACATAACTGTATTTACAACTAAAAAAGCTTGATCAGATTTCTACAGTATGTTTGAAACATATGATGACTTTAAAAAAGAAGTTACGTTCCAAGAAGAACAAGGCCTAAGTGCAGATGAATTTATAATAAAAATTAGTTCTGCTCACAGATTATTACCTACAAGTAAAAATAAAATGAAGGGTGCTGATAAAATATATGATAAATGATCAAAAACTGGAAGAAATCAAATCTATAATTATGATTTAGATGAAAAAATTTTGGAAAATAATTTAAATGTCTTGAGTGAATGAACAAAAGAGATAGAGTTTACAGAATATAAACATAACTTTATAGCACAAAACGTAAAATTTAATAATATTAAAAACTTACTTGAAAACCTAACTTTTGAAAATATGGCAAAACAAAAAATTGATAATCATTGTATGATTTTTGATAAAAATCAATCTGATAAATGAGATGTTGTAATTAAAAATATTCATAGTAAAGCAAATGGTATACATTATTTAAATGAAAATATATCAATCAATTTAAGTAAAAAAAGTTTTGTTTGAAAACATATTGATAATAAAAATATTGCTCATGTTAGAACAATTTTAACAACTGATTTTGAAAATTATTTTTTTGATTTAGAAGATAATAATGTTAACAATCAATATGAATTTAAAAGTAAGTTATTGGATTTAAATCATCCTGTGTTGTTTATTTCATTACTGAAATTTGTAAATGAAGTTGAGGATGAAAATAATCAATCACAATTGCCAGTAGTAGCAATTGCATTTTATAATCCGCATGAAAAGGAAATATATAAATCAAATAAAATTGTTTATATAAATACTTCAGGCCAAGAAATTACTGAGGAAGAAATTTTATCTTAA
- a CDS encoding dual specificity protein phosphatase family protein — protein sequence MKKIIDNLYLGDRHSAPNDTQLRISCAEEIFYNVADDTSKDIYWDRDEPAVYYKFEDYPDFNNMDINIIKDAINQIEENIDTKKIYVHCLWGVNRSASIVFMYMVRNNLIAGNTYKESQKAFWSIYPDHSPNPGWKEFLIKNYPYNF from the coding sequence ATGAAAAAAATTATTGATAATTTATACTTAGGAGATAGACATAGTGCACCAAATGATACACAATTGCGTATTAGTTGTGCTGAGGAAATCTTTTATAATGTAGCAGATGATACAAGTAAAGATATTTATTGAGATAGAGATGAACCTGCAGTTTATTATAAATTTGAAGATTATCCAGATTTTAATAATATGGATATAAATATAATTAAAGATGCTATTAATCAAATAGAAGAAAATATTGATACTAAAAAGATTTATGTTCATTGTTTGTGAGGAGTTAACAGAAGTGCTTCAATAGTATTTATGTATATGGTTCGCAATAACTTAATTGCTGGAAATACATATAAAGAATCACAAAAAGCATTTTGAAGCATTTATCCAGATCACAGTCCAAATCCAGGATGAAAAGAGTTTTTGATTAAAAATTATCCATATAATTTTTAA
- a CDS encoding lipoprotein has protein sequence MKRILNLLAITGLLATTSATVISCKPNEPINSDPYENMSVDQLELILEQKQDQENDFDFESYFKEQYNYLIEIGYEGKIIWNEENGIWEQSDDWEETPEEWSIFIKQIGTFEKNSKTLANLQKIQLDIDEVNYRIYLLDDSHETNMVSAEVLINYISDWKTAETEDNYEVLLSEYAYSYADKIIERYS, from the coding sequence ATGAAAAGAATATTAAATTTATTAGCAATTACAGGTTTGCTTGCAACAACCAGTGCAACAGTAATTTCATGTAAACCAAATGAACCTATCAATAGTGATCCATATGAAAATATGTCAGTTGACCAATTAGAATTAATTTTAGAGCAAAAACAAGACCAAGAAAATGATTTTGATTTTGAATCTTATTTTAAAGAACAATATAATTATTTAATTGAAATTGGTTATGAAGGTAAAATAATATGAAATGAAGAAAATGGGATTTGAGAACAAAGTGATGATTGAGAAGAAACACCAGAAGAATGATCTATTTTTATTAAGCAAATTGGAACTTTTGAAAAAAATAGTAAAACTTTAGCAAATTTACAAAAAATTCAATTAGATATTGACGAAGTAAATTATAGAATCTATTTATTGGATGATTCTCATGAAACTAATATGGTATCAGCAGAAGTCTTAATTAATTATATTTCAGATTGAAAAACAGCAGAAACTGAAGATAATTATGAAGTTCTTTTATCTGAATATGCTTATTCATATGCAGATAAAATTATTGAAAGATATTCATAG
- a CDS encoding MurR/RpiR family transcriptional regulator, translating into MKNNFSSLIKKNTDKFSKKENKIIEYINNNLDKIDFILLNDIIENCDIGYSTFYGFLKKIKLDNFKALILSVKKDLIDNEIASNFIKNGAEESLILVHYFKLLKLNSEKFNHDLIEAIIKNIFKANHIYFIGLGESYLTAMLFSNRLSRFGFKTSVIDRESGQMLVKAMTMDKNDLLFAISMSGETKIILNAIEIAKENGTTIIGLSERGGHMEKLCDISALLQFIVSDKMLDEAYISNMLPMIYFIDVISKFIVEKDEKFIKHRQKTSDVISLKTKFSNNKNN; encoded by the coding sequence ATGAAAAATAATTTTAGTAGTCTTATAAAGAAAAATACAGATAAATTTTCAAAAAAAGAAAATAAAATTATTGAATATATAAATAATAATTTAGATAAGATAGATTTTATTTTATTAAATGATATTATAGAAAATTGTGATATTGGTTATTCGACATTCTATGGATTTTTAAAAAAAATTAAATTAGATAATTTTAAAGCATTGATTTTAAGTGTAAAAAAAGATCTTATTGATAATGAAATAGCTTCAAATTTTATTAAAAATGGAGCAGAAGAATCACTTATTTTAGTTCACTATTTTAAATTACTAAAATTAAATTCTGAAAAATTTAATCATGATTTAATAGAAGCAATAATAAAGAATATTTTTAAAGCAAATCATATATATTTTATAGGTCTTGGAGAAAGTTACCTTACAGCAATGCTTTTTTCAAATAGACTCTCAAGATTTGGTTTTAAAACTTCAGTTATTGATAGAGAAAGTGGTCAGATGCTTGTTAAAGCAATGACAATGGATAAAAATGATTTGTTATTTGCAATATCAATGAGTGGAGAAACAAAAATAATCTTAAATGCAATTGAAATTGCAAAAGAAAATGGAACAACTATAATTGGTTTAAGCGAAAGAGGAGGTCATATGGAAAAACTATGTGATATATCTGCTCTTTTACAATTTATAGTTTCTGATAAGATGCTAGATGAAGCATATATAAGTAATATGCTTCCAATGATTTATTTTATAGATGTAATATCAAAATTTATTGTTGAAAAAGATGAAAAGTTTATAAAACATAGACAAAAAACATCTGATGTAATTTCATTGAAAACAAAATTTTCAAATAATAAAAATAACTAA
- a CDS encoding fructose-specific PTS transporter subunit EIIC → MDKLSKKQIILDLDVKSKEEAFTQVSIIAKKLGFIKNEKILEKLFLERELEISTGLEEGFSIPHAKGPQILKSGIFFVKYKNNLEWETFDNKGVKFSIFLLISENDYNSNHLKVLSQISMKLVDKEYRQKLSTTNNVDEIIKLLEHTFEEEKEEKNTNDLITICAIVACPAGLAHTYMAKKSLEQAGEELNLNIIVEAHGAMGIENKINNETINNSQGVILATDVGVDLEKRFDGIYNLKSSTKEVIKDSKKVINTLIEDSKNFTKGEIKFDLKQKEVPKGKNKFTRSLNYAKKDVTKHLMTGISYIIPLAIAASVLIGISRLLALATGYNDLWAEFGDKTPQEIWDNQGWLAWLWSLEYMGTKIGLGTLFVPFITGFIAFSIAGKGGLTPGFIVGFICVFREMGFVGGMVGGLTTGYIILLIQKYAIIKGSWSSLTPILFVPVLGTLLGGTITWFAYGYPFYQLNVILRDSLTSLTDSNAGGALVAMIFAGMIAFDLGGPINKAAYGISAGFLAEATQQDLSSFIPNTGVQIAIILPPLGLGISSIIGKWYYSDDLKESGKAAFIMGIVGVSEGAIPFAIKNPIRVTLLNVIGCMVAAAMAITLGSINTVNLSAVYAWGFPIKPHFYILSIMVGLSIIVIGNLFFQKISWHKENQIKFKLYSPIPEITNFGISIQNIFRKKDNKKIKHLSSIQIDLNKKKESIANEK, encoded by the coding sequence ATGGATAAATTATCTAAAAAACAAATTATATTAGATTTAGATGTAAAAAGTAAGGAAGAAGCTTTTACTCAAGTTTCTATTATAGCTAAGAAATTAGGTTTTATAAAAAATGAAAAAATTCTTGAAAAATTATTTTTAGAAAGAGAACTTGAAATTTCGACTGGATTAGAGGAAGGATTTTCAATTCCACATGCAAAGGGACCACAAATATTAAAAAGTGGTATATTTTTTGTAAAATATAAGAATAATTTAGAGTGAGAAACTTTTGATAATAAAGGTGTTAAATTTTCAATTTTTTTATTAATTTCAGAAAATGATTATAATAGCAACCATTTAAAAGTATTAAGTCAGATCTCTATGAAATTGGTTGACAAAGAATATAGACAAAAATTATCTACAACTAATAATGTTGATGAAATTATAAAGTTGTTAGAACATACATTTGAAGAGGAAAAAGAAGAAAAAAATACAAATGATTTAATAACTATATGTGCAATTGTAGCATGTCCAGCAGGATTAGCACATACATATATGGCAAAAAAGTCACTTGAACAAGCAGGTGAAGAATTAAATTTAAATATTATAGTTGAAGCGCATGGCGCAATGGGAATTGAAAATAAAATTAATAATGAAACTATTAATAATTCTCAAGGAGTTATATTAGCAACTGATGTGGGGGTTGATTTAGAAAAACGATTTGATGGTATATATAATTTAAAATCTTCAACAAAAGAAGTAATAAAAGATTCAAAGAAAGTAATTAATACTTTAATTGAAGACTCTAAAAATTTTACTAAAGGTGAAATTAAATTTGATTTAAAACAAAAAGAGGTTCCCAAAGGAAAAAATAAATTTACTAGGTCATTAAATTATGCAAAGAAAGATGTTACAAAACATTTAATGACTGGTATTAGTTATATAATCCCTTTGGCAATTGCAGCTTCAGTATTGATAGGGATATCAAGACTTTTGGCACTAGCAACAGGTTATAATGATTTATGGGCTGAATTTGGAGACAAAACACCTCAGGAAATCTGAGATAACCAAGGATGACTTGCATGATTATGGTCATTGGAATATATGGGGACAAAAATTGGATTAGGAACATTATTTGTACCATTTATTACTGGTTTTATTGCATTTTCAATAGCAGGAAAAGGTGGTTTGACTCCTGGATTCATCGTTGGTTTTATTTGTGTATTTAGAGAAATGGGATTTGTTGGTGGAATGGTTGGTGGACTTACAACTGGTTATATAATTCTGTTAATACAAAAATATGCAATTATTAAAGGCAGTTGATCTTCATTAACTCCAATATTATTTGTACCAGTTTTAGGAACATTACTTGGGGGAACAATTACTTGATTTGCTTATGGTTATCCATTCTACCAATTAAATGTTATATTGAGAGATTCATTAACTAGTTTGACTGATTCTAATGCTGGTGGTGCATTAGTTGCAATGATTTTTGCAGGAATGATTGCATTTGATTTAGGAGGACCAATTAATAAGGCAGCTTATGGAATTAGCGCAGGATTTTTAGCAGAAGCTACACAGCAGGATTTATCTAGTTTTATACCTAATACTGGAGTTCAAATTGCCATTATATTACCACCGTTAGGTTTAGGAATAAGTTCTATAATTGGTAAATGATATTATAGCGATGATTTAAAAGAAAGTGGAAAAGCTGCTTTCATAATGGGAATTGTTGGAGTAAGTGAAGGAGCAATTCCTTTTGCAATCAAAAATCCAATTAGAGTTACTTTATTAAATGTAATTGGATGTATGGTAGCTGCAGCTATGGCTATTACACTTGGAAGTATCAATACAGTAAATCTAAGTGCTGTTTACGCATGAGGATTTCCAATAAAACCCCATTTTTATATATTATCTATTATGGTAGGACTGTCAATTATTGTTATAGGAAATCTTTTCTTTCAAAAAATTTCTTGGCATAAAGAAAACCAAATAAAATTTAAATTATATAGCCCAATTCCAGAAATTACTAATTTTGGAATTAGTATACAAAATATTTTTAGAAAAAAAGATAATAAAAAAATAAAACATTTATCAAGTATTCAAATAGATTTAAATAAAAAAAAGGAGTCAATTGCTAATGAAAAATAA
- a CDS encoding glycoside hydrolase family 38 N-terminal domain-containing protein — protein sequence MKNKNYYIAHTHWDKEWYKTYEEFRVKFLKYFREILDTLEKDNNFTSFMFDGQSSVIEDYLQINPNEIERIKKLVKSKRLRLGPWFTLPDNYLTSGESLGRNLLIGSNIAEDFGYSQEVCYIPDSFGQCANMPQLIKSMALKGAIFWRGVDSKSTEKGYFKWKGSDSTEVIAVHLPLGYGYSKKIPEDGTHIEYINEIESMLQKKYVDNKLLFMGGSDHEPIQKKLPELLKEINLYYKENDIDSEIFISNIDDYFDDLIKDIDERTLEYVDGELRSAGDQRIHYGDASSRMDLKQLNRNIEFKLSELLEPILTIGKIYFDIKYDNNLVNYIWKLLFANQAHDSACATCTDEAHEDIKNRYNRANQIIDELILTTNKEIFSKINFKDFGKPIILYNTNVAKRLSEIVNIEIISKTSDFRILDEIGNLINFDLVEQVEIDMVQENIDYCNYLSMVSAAEDYKNENKGENFSNFSNVMYKSLIAIDSNKISGLSFKIVYINEQPSNSKIIQTIDADTTFENNFAKYLIQKNGTLKIITKDMTYDNLLYFESVGDDGDSYDYSPPLKDTKFNTLNSEPKIEVIKSNDFLKKISIKHEMLLPKSLNKDRISRSNDLIKNEYELIVTFWKKKETVDVEVNIKNNSIEHMLSLNLGINEKVLTNIAGQQFGNIKRINTLEIKKDWKESQRNIDYGLYPFQKFVSLQSEKNGLIIGTHDSSEYNIYDDQTLRIILFRSYEYMGKPNLEFRPGRPSGIFWKTPESKMLKPLNYKIKLLSFNGNKESNKAITLIKEEIRQPVNFEVIEDIFFKKAEESINIFSETLISTNESGINMSALKISEKKDKEIIFRFYNHSNADINDVNFNLDKKIKKISFSNFKEQSFKNRELSLEENKIVIPKIRKNEFLTLKLEF from the coding sequence ATGAAAAATAAAAATTACTATATTGCCCATACTCATTGAGATAAAGAATGGTATAAAACTTATGAAGAATTTCGTGTTAAATTTTTAAAATATTTTAGAGAAATTTTAGATACTTTAGAAAAAGATAATAATTTTACATCTTTTATGTTTGATGGACAATCATCTGTTATAGAAGATTATCTTCAAATCAATCCAAATGAAATTGAACGAATTAAAAAATTAGTTAAAAGTAAAAGATTAAGATTAGGACCGTGATTTACGCTTCCTGACAATTATTTAACAAGTGGAGAGTCTCTCGGTAGAAATTTACTAATTGGTTCAAATATAGCAGAAGATTTTGGTTATAGCCAAGAAGTTTGTTATATTCCCGATTCTTTTGGACAATGTGCAAATATGCCACAATTAATAAAATCGATGGCATTAAAAGGAGCAATATTTTGAAGAGGAGTTGATTCAAAATCAACTGAAAAAGGATATTTTAAATGAAAAGGTTCTGATAGTACTGAAGTGATAGCTGTTCATTTACCATTAGGATATGGATATTCTAAAAAAATTCCTGAAGATGGTACTCATATTGAATATATTAATGAAATTGAATCAATGTTACAAAAAAAATATGTTGATAATAAACTTCTATTTATGGGTGGTTCAGATCATGAACCAATTCAAAAGAAATTACCTGAATTATTAAAAGAAATTAATTTATATTATAAAGAAAATGATATTGATTCAGAAATATTTATTTCAAATATTGATGACTATTTTGATGATTTAATAAAAGATATCGATGAAAGAACTTTGGAATACGTAGATGGAGAATTAAGAAGTGCTGGTGATCAAAGAATTCATTATGGAGATGCTTCAAGTAGAATGGATTTAAAACAGTTAAATCGAAATATAGAATTTAAATTATCTGAACTTCTTGAACCAATTTTGACAATTGGAAAAATATATTTTGATATAAAGTATGATAATAATTTAGTTAACTACATTTGAAAGTTATTATTTGCAAACCAAGCTCATGATTCTGCTTGTGCAACTTGTACTGATGAAGCTCATGAAGATATTAAAAATAGATATAATCGCGCAAATCAAATTATTGATGAATTAATTTTAACTACTAATAAGGAAATTTTTTCAAAAATAAATTTTAAAGACTTTGGGAAACCTATTATTTTATATAATACAAATGTTGCAAAGAGATTATCTGAAATTGTAAATATTGAAATTATTTCTAAAACAAGTGATTTTAGAATACTTGATGAAATTGGAAATTTAATTAATTTTGATTTAGTAGAACAAGTTGAAATTGATATGGTTCAAGAAAATATTGATTATTGTAACTATTTAAGCATGGTTTCTGCTGCAGAAGATTATAAAAATGAAAATAAGGGAGAAAATTTTTCAAATTTTTCAAACGTTATGTATAAGAGTTTAATAGCAATTGACTCAAATAAAATTTCGGGATTATCTTTTAAAATAGTCTATATAAATGAACAACCTTCAAATAGCAAAATAATTCAAACAATTGATGCAGATACTACATTTGAAAATAATTTTGCAAAGTATTTAATTCAAAAAAATGGAACTCTTAAGATTATTACAAAAGATATGACTTATGATAATTTACTTTATTTTGAATCTGTTGGAGATGATGGCGATTCATATGATTATTCTCCACCATTAAAAGATACAAAATTCAATACTTTAAATAGTGAACCAAAAATTGAAGTTATTAAATCAAATGATTTTCTAAAAAAAATATCTATTAAACATGAAATGTTATTACCAAAATCATTAAATAAGGATAGGATTTCAAGATCAAATGATTTAATAAAAAATGAATATGAATTAATAGTTACTTTTTGAAAGAAAAAAGAAACTGTTGATGTTGAAGTTAATATTAAAAATAATTCAATTGAGCACATGTTATCTTTAAATTTAGGAATTAATGAGAAAGTCTTAACAAATATTGCAGGACAACAATTTGGAAATATTAAAAGAATAAATACACTTGAGATAAAAAAAGACTGAAAAGAATCACAAAGGAATATAGATTATGGTCTTTACCCATTTCAAAAATTTGTTTCATTACAGAGTGAAAAGAATGGATTGATAATTGGTACTCATGATTCAAGTGAATATAATATATATGATGATCAAACATTAAGAATAATATTATTTAGATCTTATGAATATATGGGTAAACCAAATTTAGAATTCCGCCCAGGAAGACCATCTGGAATATTTTGAAAAACTCCAGAGTCAAAAATGTTAAAACCTTTAAACTATAAAATTAAATTACTATCTTTTAACGGTAATAAAGAAAGTAATAAAGCAATAACATTAATAAAAGAAGAAATTAGACAACCAGTAAATTTTGAAGTTATTGAAGATATATTTTTCAAAAAAGCTGAAGAATCAATTAATATTTTTTCAGAGACATTAATTTCTACAAATGAAAGTGGCATTAATATGTCAGCTTTAAAAATATCTGAAAAAAAAGATAAAGAAATTATTTTTAGATTTTATAATCATTCAAATGCAGATATTAATGATGTAAATTTTAATTTAGATAAAAAGATTAAGAAAATATCATTCTCAAACTTTAAAGAACAAAGTTTTAAAAATAGAGAACTTTCTTTAGAAGAAAATAAAATTGTTATTCCAAAAATTCGTAAAAATGAGTTTTTAACTTTAAAATTAGAATTCTAA
- a CDS encoding flavin reductase family protein, producing the protein MSNSFKRIKNQTLFVGFPLALISSFDNKYQENITPISSFFSLNNTIVFAIGKKSQCYENIKFSSNVIVNIPDFSSWEKVEKMAEIYYRFSKEESKNNDHFKKINDEFDKLGFTKLESPFQGLSRIEECPISIDLRIKKIIPDNEFMLVTGDIYGVHVHQELLDENDNIDSKKWEPLIYKLKEYTKTDPNPLGKHIAK; encoded by the coding sequence ATGTCCAATTCATTTAAAAGAATTAAAAATCAAACATTATTTGTAGGTTTTCCATTAGCTTTAATTTCAAGTTTTGATAATAAATACCAAGAAAATATTACTCCAATTTCAAGTTTTTTTTCTTTAAATAATACAATAGTTTTTGCAATTGGAAAGAAATCACAATGTTATGAAAACATTAAATTTTCTTCAAATGTTATTGTAAATATTCCTGACTTTTCAAGTTGAGAAAAAGTTGAAAAAATGGCAGAGATCTATTATCGTTTTTCAAAAGAAGAATCAAAAAATAATGATCATTTTAAAAAAATTAATGATGAATTTGATAAACTTGGTTTTACAAAGTTAGAGTCACCATTTCAAGGATTATCAAGAATTGAAGAATGTCCAATTTCAATTGATTTAAGGATTAAAAAAATTATTCCAGATAATGAATTCATGTTAGTAACTGGAGACATTTATGGAGTTCATGTTCATCAAGAACTATTAGATGAAAATGATAATATTGATTCAAAAAAATGAGAACCTTTAATTTATAAATTAAAAGAATATACAAAAACAGATCCTAATCCTTTAGGAAAACATATTGCAAAATAA